The nucleotide window gaagattcagatttattacgaTTCTTTTTGTGATTTACTCTACAGTGGgtcgttcaaaattcaaaaatgttaagaGCTTTAAATATCCAAAAGATTTAACAGTGTAAATTCCACGTGTCAATACTGCGTCTCCATATTCGATAAAGCGATTCACGAAATCAATCAAGATCGTTATTTTACATTTGAGCAATTACAAACGATCCACAATGGATCCGAATgaaaatacttaataataacacagggcaacaaaatcgaagtttttgttttattttttttttctaaaattgcgtatttttgttgatgtttttcCACATAaattatgataactcaaaaagggttagtctgATATTACTATAATAAACTtggaaaagttaaaatttaatctgtttatatattgcgttttaaacggctcagtagtttcggagttataataacaaatagaaaatgttttacgcgaacatagaaaaatttgtttgttttaaaaaatcatgaaaaatcgaaaactgcagaaattgtttagatttattgctttgtaaagctacatgtaataggaacaaaatgagatatcgatcataaaaatcgatggattcttttcgaatttattcacaattaagtaaatttgctcattttcacaaaattttagtttttcgtttgatatacataaaattgagaagttaatgttcttctttcgactgattgaattttgaaaacattttccctatattgtgtacaaattttcacatatttcgtttaaatcggctcagtagtttcggagttatattaacaaattgaagcaaaaaatatattttttacgtgaaaatagcatttttttgtttaaaaaaaatcatgaaaaatcgaaaacgacagaaattgttgAGGTTTATTCTTTTATCGCAAAACCACatttaatagcaacaaaataagatatcgatcataaaaatctatggattcttttcgaatttattcacaattaagtgaattcgctcattttcacaaaattttacttttttgtttgatatacataaaattgagtagttaatgttcttctttcgattgattgaattttgaaaacattttgctgatgctgtgtataaattttcacatatatatttcgtttcaatcgactcagtagtttcggagttatattaacaaattgaagcaaaaaatatattttttatgtgaaaatagcatgttttttgtttaaaaaaaatcatgaaaaatcgaaaacggcagaaattgttcagatttattgctttatgcAAATcaacatgtaataggaacaaaatgagataacgatcataaaaatcgatggattgttatcgaatttattcacaattaagtgaattcgctcattttcagaaaattgtatgtgttaaaaaaaccgcaatagaatttaaatttggatcatatttgtactactggaaccacaatacacacaagcatttaaaattttttcgattttgttgccctgtgtaatcatACAATTGTTCaacaattgtggaaaatatttTCCTAATTCGGAAGATTAATGTATTTGCTGAACTTCGTTAATATCAAATTgctttgcatacttttaggaattgaaaattaaatacttGTTAAAAGAGTAGGAATATATGTAGGTATTAGTGAATATCCCTTTTGACCTAGGAAGCAtacttgaaaaattatttgagAATATTTTCAGATATGAAAAGGTGAATAATCGCTATGGTCCTGATTCGGAAGATGAATGCATTTGCTGAACTTCGCTAATATCAAATTatgttgcatacttttaggaattggaaattaaatacttaaaaaagaatatttgaAAAGTTATTTGAGAATATTTCCAGATAAGAACCTTAGCAATAGCAAACAAGTCTtgataatatattttaattgctTTCAGCATAGCTCAGTTCCTGTAGCATGTTTCCCAAATATTTTGTCGagcaaaattgttgtcaaatgaGTGTGTTGAGGTATGGAAAATCGTTTGTTTGTgtagaaaaagaaaaatcttcaaaaaatgTCTTGTAGTCCTACTAAAATCATAGTAAagttttgaaatgtttattaaaatttattttgtagtcATTTTGTTGTGTTTATTGATTGGTTTCAACCAAAATTGCATTGTTTACAGTGGGTTTCTATATGAACTTGATTGatattgtctttttttttgaaatatagacatttttgtctgagattttatttgttaatttttttctataataagaaattatatGATAATATTATGGGATTTAGTAGGTTTACTATTTGGTtgttatttctataattttttattttagttcgcTAAGAGTCTAAGTCTTCGATGccttttcttgtttttaatatacTTGACTACTGGTAGTATttagttttggttttttatttttattatttttggtttaaattaatGGTTTAtggttttgttaatttaaactatttatataagtattttgttTCATAGGAGCTCTGtacattattgttgtttttcttttgttgttggttATATTGTTTGAAACTAAACTATTTAACTGAAATaataagaaactaaaaaaataatgcagttggtattttgtttgttttgtaataacatcataataatatttatttataaatttcttaattattatttacagagccttttattttatttattatttcttgttttttttcttgaagTCGTTTTTCAGttgtatataagtttatattattttgtgtatgtatgtagttatgtATATTTCAAGAAGCCTGTTTTCCTTTTTTCCTAATTAATTATGCTTTTTGGTTGGTTTGTGTGATTTGAATTTatcttatttattgttttttacatacTATTATTAGGTTGTTTATTcttagtttattataatttattttttagatttttttttcataaattatatgtatgcaagtctttttttttatacattttaactaatttataaataatatttatatattttttataataataatattcatttacagaaaataataaagatttaacaattattctaattttttttttttaaataaaaaattcaaaacataaaagaaaaactgaacaataattttaatgttaattttttaattactacataataataattgttgtttagtttatgtataataattgtaattttaatCACTCACTTACATTCATAAAATCACATACATTAAaatcaaaatgtaaattaatatatttgaaaaaataaaaaaaattaaaatgatttgtagtttttttttcaaagttgtctCTGTTTTCATATCGTAAATGTTTATAATATCGTTATTATTATAGTTGTAATTAGCAGCATATGTTGCGTATGCTTAATAATTTATCACTTATACGTCTCGTAATCATGTTTCTAACACTATTTGCAGCATAtgttgcgtatgattaatatttatttttgttgcatgataattatttttgttgattataTTGAAACATCtgttgcgtatgattaatattatataGTATAATAAACagcagaaatattttaaattggatgagaaataatttaaaatggatTGATGGAccataaactttatttaaaatatttttataaccttcaccatgagtaatttctacattatagatagcgaagtcgatatagagatgtccgtctgtatgttgaaatcaactttacatcaatatatcgggaattctgccggctcggttgctatttaaaatcggcccacaaatggctgagatataaggataaaaccgggacaacctcgatttttggactatttttgacctattaatATAGTCctattaataagtcattaatatagacaatatggacatctaatgatagatatttcaaagtccattcaAAGTccataaggctatagtaagttggacctacaatgggtctaaatcggtaaaaaatattttttaacccgaatttttttttatcaaattttttttgtcataaattctttttcaaaaaaaaaaaaaaattgaaaacaatttttttttttaaaatattaaaaaacaatttggaaaaaaaaaatttacccaaatttgaaaaacaattaaaaaaaattttaaattttgtttacctaaaaatattaaaaaaattaattttaaagtataatatcGTGAAGggataagattcagcacagccgaatatagctcttttaacgaaaactgaaactgaaaaacgttggtgttcgtcaccgtctcgtttctgaattgttttcgtttcagttgggtgcgttgcggcataaaacagaaacgaaattattttttaattgtgaatgttgcacattaaatagaatttcattatttttgacaaaatctattattttttctcttccaataaagaaaatttatttttttttattcattttgattttctttaaatttgaaataaaaaaataattgaaataatttcgttcctacagcacccaAATGACAGTTTTtcattactgatcggtgccgtttcgtttacaatttttgttgccgatttctgaaacgaacttatatgtatggaatttcgttttcggtgccgattacggtgtatgcggaaacgtagctttacttgttttcaattcaattaaattgcttaaaaatgttattcTAAAGTGTTTCTATCTTTTAAGGAAACATCAATTTTCTAATTCTAagatatcgcactcgttcaacaatactgtattaactcaaaattttaaaattttcagtagagggcaaaaactgtttgtgattacattttaagagaatttgaaaatccgaatacatcatagtatgcaaattccatttgaaaatatatttacattgtttttcattaaaatttttgcaatttttgcaaaattaatctattttttgagttactaCAATTTTTCTGGAACTTTGTATTATtctatcaacaaaacagtatcaactcaaaatacaaataaatttaaataaaacaatttgattatttttaacttgaataaaggctcaattcaaaataatagatttttttatgaaaatatacgatgtatttctattgaaatttttgtattaactcaaaataatacttttttgttgaatcaaggcagtcactaattatcacgaaaatggtctcaaatgtggttttcaagatgaaagagtaatcggaatacattgaaatttttacagtagatagatattgatgttgttagttgatttcttgcaaaaagtgaatttttaaaaattttgagttaacacagtattgttgaacgagtgcgaaaGGGGGGTTGTTATGTATTTTGTATGCTTTATacattgtattttttgttttaaatcgaattacataataaccccCAGGTTTATAGTTTATGCTAATGTTTATAAGGCGGAAATGATTAGTCTAACATCCCCCTTAAAGTAGACTAATCagctcagaatcactttctgagtcgatttaattGACCATTGTGGGTTAAATACAAGCCTTATTAATTAACccccataacctatttttcaAAGTTTCTGTTGACCAGTTTgtctatttataattaaatttttaaatctggCTTATGGCTGCTATcgaatatctttaaattaattttggtttAAGGTAGTTTGGGTCGTCTttgtttttcattcatttatgATTCTTCTGTAATGCTGATAATTCCGAATTTGGATAGAAAAGTGCTGATACAATGTTCTGGATTAGAAATGAATAACAATatttggagtaaaaatattagcTTTGTGAGCCGAATGACACAAAacttggaaaaataaattgcgTATCAAATGATGTGATTGATCGTTTACTTCacaacattaaacatttttaatactatttttcttGAGGTGCTTGTATCTTGTTGGTCATAATGCTCTTTCTAGTGTTTATTTCTGCAactttttgaacttttattattatagggctaacattatttttaatttccgtTCCTCGAAATGTTTGGTTGAAttgtaaaaagctttttcaacaATTATTCTATCTGTACTAAGTAAGAAGTAGTCgcataatgacttatttattacCTGATATAGAGCTTATTTTAAAGGCATTTACATTATAACATTCTGTGTTCACTGATAATGCTTCTGTgagtaatttattatttaagtgGTTGTGACAAGTGCTTGCTTCCAATGAAATCGCAGGTTTTAAAAAATGAGTTAAAATGCTATTGCATCTATATTTCCATACCTGGAAATGATTAAAAAGTCACtggtaacaattgttactgaaTATAGCAAGTAGCTTTTAAGACGTTATTTCAACATACTCTTAATTATCTCAGTGAAAAATCACTGCAACAACAGTAGTAAGTAACATGTACTTTTAATGTCGTACTTTCACATTTTCAACATATTGTTAAAATTCattcttttgtatttttcaacattcacttgTAATAACCCAGCTTTTAAGCAAGTAATCAATGTATTCTTTAAGGTAGgctcacacatggcaaatatttattaaaaaaacgctAACCACTGTTTttagcacaatttttttttaggggATAGTAAGCCCCTCTCTTTACCGTATTATTCACGATTTCCTTCTATTTGTTTAATAACTGAtaaaagaacgttttaattcatatcaaaattacactttttgtgCTGCATTTTGAGCGTTACTTGCAAATGTCTACTTCGACTGCCAATAAATCAAAAACCAAATATGCAGTTATTTGCTTTGATATATGCATAATCAAACgtcattaaaaaaacattataattgttagtgcaaaaaattatttttggccaAGATATTGGGTCAAATTACCTAATGTGTATTGGAGAGTTATCGGAAGAAGATCTGTTTACAagtaatcggttattggactatATATGAGATGCatttttaactcattattttagGTCAGTTAGCAccagtaaatgttaaaataactagataTGTACATGACTGactctacacgcagagaaaaaatataattgggcatggttactgtaaccatttatatagtgttacaagatttttaacaatattatagtcacagtaaccatttacatgattgtggtaaccataatatggttaatttacgattcacatgattgtatcaaccatatatatggttacagtaaacaaatatatgtttgtggtaaccatatttatgatgaataattttatcataatatgttgttctcagattatgataagccttaagccgagagcaccataatatgataagtccttcatcatataaatggttgtcacaaacatatatttgtttactgtaaccatatatatggttgagacaatcatgtgaatcgtaagttaatcatattatggttaccacaatcatgtaaatggttactgtgactataatatagttaaaaaacttgtaacaatattgaaatggttacagtaaccatgcccaactatattttttctctgcgtgtatgtaaccggtatgttaATCTAATGCATTTACTACTTTGGTCTATGTACGTGTTACTATCTATTTTGTCCGATACTCAATTTCGATACTACACTACTCGATACTACAATATTTGTCAGTGAAAAGGTGCAActctgttttaaagaaaattaattcataaatgttaaattcagcttttaaaagtattgagtagtaGTACTGTATTGAATAGTCAAAAGTACCCACAATTTACAATGTCTTTCTTTCACAGTTTTAAATATACTGTTCATAGTTATATGCAACGTTCATTCATAAGGTCTCTGCAgctcaacaacaataaaaaagtaaaaagaaaaaagattgTCAAAACCTGCTGACTACAATATCAAGCAAAACGTATATATCAAGGCGACTTCATGAGGTGGTGTcgatagcacagctgattatttgACAACTTCAGCCAACATAACGTAATATTTTGACAAGCACAGTATGTAAACACAAAGGGAAAAAAACCGAGCACCACATTGTTTGCAAATACCCTATTAATGGACCTTGGTTATATGTGGAAGAGATACTCTTGCACACTGCGTATAAAATGAAATGTTAATCCTCTAACCcacaagagtgcctcaaggcatgcattacaaaacaccaattatctcgaaaagtaattatattttttttttttttaatttaactgtggctttagttacagatttgttaacatttctctCGAAGgccgaaatgcattctgacttttagttttgttCTGTCAgttgttttgtgagtgatgtcataattttatcacgtgaaattttgtgtgtaattttttttttaaatcaaagttttactaacccgatctattcgaaatatttttttattagtttttcaataaaatcgttttataattattgttttttatacctaaaccggcaacaatgccctgaggcactcttcatctttttgcacctggttcctaagcttaatttgcaaataagtttctgatggctgttctgagtttattgggtcataattaccctaaaagaaattattcgacaacttttttttagcgCGTTAGATGGTTAAGTAAAATATcagttttcttaaaatttgtttgtctttCTGTTCTGCTATTTTCCTATGTTTTTATTAacagatgttttttttattatattagtttTAGGTTAACATAAGAGCAGAAATTCTTAACCATGTTGTTATTTTGCTTCACATAGACAAACCATGATTACGGTCTGGTTAAAAAAACAgtaagattttctttaaaaatcggGAACGCTCATCTCAAGTAAATAGTAAAGTTATAAAaccttttattgattttaattcattacttgTTAATAAAAGTTGTTGCtggttagtttttaaaattatcaaaaattgaGCATTTGATTGAACAAGAACTTTGTTTATTACtgctaaaaaaaactattctaATATCGATAATTTTCATTACATTTCGATAGCTTGTCATTTAAAACTACatcatatattttgtaatttaattaaattaaaattaaataaaaatcaagaaaaactaaacaattaaataatagaataagtataatataattatttaaaatgtgttaACTTTTcactttatgatttttttttggtattttttttttaaatttttatataaattctcTCTAGGGAATGgagtatttattaatttatgtataaacaactaatttttcattcatttaagTACTACATTTagtattttggttttgttttacagttttttttatacaaaatttgtttaaatcctTTAAACACATTCACattcatacaaaataatttacaagttacttaattactttttttttattattttcatatttttttggttgcaatgcaattatttattttaaatttatataaacatattcttgttatttgtacaatatccttgttaatttaatttttatttttgttgcattttgCCTAAactaatcaatttttttttataggggATAATGGGACATTTGGGGGTAGAGTAGAGGATTTTGGTTTCTAagtattcaacaaaaataacatatttacaCTGATTATCTAAGGGCAAGGTCAAAGGTAATGGGGATCAAAGGACAGCAGGGATAAaggaagtattttttttattttttaaattcctaaattctcaattttatttatatatttatagtttaaatttaataacgaTTTACTTAggactaaaattttaaatttacgtgtttaactttttatatgtgtttttgttttagtgGTTGTAgttcatgttgttgttgttgctgttcgaACTATTTCGAAAAGGCTCTACTACAATTGGCCAATTTCGAAATAGTGGTATTTGAGTTGCTAGTTGAGTTACAGACACGTTCTCGTTTCCTAGTGTATTTATTGTTGGTAGTTGAGGTATTTGACGATGCAGCCGATACCGAAGTGGGCACCGAGGCGGATGCCGTCATAAATGAAGTGTTCGTGGTGGCGTCAGTGGTCATGGtgctggagggtgagaatgagAACGATTGTGGTAAGGCGGTATTATAAATAGATAACGACGATGATGTGGATGAAGCTGCCATTATGTTGGCAGCACTCTGATGCTGCAGTTGCTGTATCAGATGCATTGATGAGTTCGTAGTGgttgtggtggtggtggtgctgTCGGTTTGTGATTCCGGCGTGTTGGCATTCGTTTCGGCATCTTCGGCTATAACCGTTTCGATAATACGCAATGATTCGGGCAGACCACATTGTGGATGGTGGGCATGTGGCACGATGTAGTTCTTCAAGAATTTCTCCTTATGATGCAAATGTTGCAGTTGTTGTAGAAATTGTTGCTGCTGGTAGTCATTGTTGGCATTGTTGTTGTCTGTGCTGGCCGCTGAGGCTGAGATACTTTTTGTTATCGAGGCGGGTCTGGTAAACGTGTTGTGGTATTTATTTGCTGACGGGCCCATTGTGAACATTTCAATGTCCACTATGGCCGCAGCTGAGGATCTACGATTGACGTTGGTCTTGAGGTTGGTGAAGGAGGAGGTGGTGGTGTTGGTGTTACTAGTATCATATCTACTAATGCTGTTGCTGTTACTGGTGGTCGTGGTCGTGCTGGCGATGGCGATGGCGGCTGTGTTCATGATGTTGATGGAGGAGCGGTTATCTTCTGTTATTCAGCTGCCATACTTATTGGAAGATGTGTAATTATTAACTGCATTAGATCCATTAGATGACATTAGATGAGTGTCAGGCACTAAATGTGGTGTTCTACTTGAAATAGGTGGCAATATAGGACTTGTTGGCCAATGGTATGTAGTAGCAGCAACATTATTGGATGAGGGAACACTTCTATGCAAAAAGCAGTTTGGTCTTGATTTAGTTTCATTTGCAATTTGTCAATTAACGCATACAAagacaaaaacacacacacacacacatacgcATTCATacaggttaaaatttttgtacaagAGTCAAGTACGCAGGTGCGCAcgcacacatacatacacacacacacgcacACACACAACGACAAGTGTTAAAACGAAAAGAACAGAATTTTGAGACAAAAAAACGGAAacgaaaaatagaaaaagtttggttttagttaaattacaaatacaaatttcgtCTGGTCTGGTTATTAACACTGACTTTAAGCATGATTTTCAAATacaagcaaataaaaaatgagAGAGAGATGAAGTTTTTGTCGAAACAGAAAAAACAGTTGTAGACGAAGAAGAAGAATGAATACAGACAGATACATTTTGAGTTGttttttgtagttgttattgttgttgtttgtattgGTTAAGCGATTTGTAGTCAGTTAaaagtgttgccaatttagttaaataatattattgctATGTTGCCAATTTTAAGTTTATGTATTGTTCTGCCAAATCTGATCCTTTTACGATTGAAAAACTATTTCGATCTTGTCTTCGATTggaagataatttttaaaactaatatttgtaTACCTTCTCGTTAGTGATGTTCTTTTACTGCCTTCTGTGTTCCTAATATATTTTCAACTGCATATagataaataatatatataggaaaactaattttatcgtCGAATTTATAACGTTTGAAACTAGTTTCTGAAAAGCAGTATGCGAGTTCTATGATTGGAATCTTTTCATAGCaatgatatttattaatttttataaatatggaaATCAATTCAGcctaactttaaaaattaaacacgcATTACATTATTTACgataaagttttttacagtCATGACATGTAATACTTGCCTGGGAATGATTcccacaaataaatttaattcaacCTGAATATTTTTGTGAATATTTCAGGTTATATGACCGATTTGGACAAAAGAAGATACGTCATCTGTTTGGGTAATTTTGTCCCATGAGCAATCTTCTTTGAAATCTTCTTTTTGAAGCTTGGAGGTTTAAAAAGACATAGTATAGATTAATGATCAACCAAATCAgtgtaaaaagtaccaaaaagtgttaaaaatcagaaaatttataaaatttgagtaaGCTGATAAGCTTCTCAGTGAAGTAAGAATCAAAAGTGAACCATTACAAGGATAGGGGCTATCCTTGTAATGGTATTTAGGTACCAACAAGGAACAAAAACTAATGGTACTACTTTGTTCttctaattacatttttttaattttctataataatcaTGAAATTAGACACACATGATCTTCAATGAGTTAGAAACCATGAAAAATGACTTATtgatacttttaaatttttccattcAAAGGAACCAATAAACATTATAATAGGGGCATGTTGTCATAAATATATGAGAATTCACAAATATagacttaatagtactttttgtttcttctaatggtacatTTGGAATTTGCGAATAATGATCCTGGACACATATAatccttaaaaactaaatatctATATTTATTGGGAAGGCATCGAGGCAATATATGGCATCGTTAAGTTTTATGTAccaatatattattattattatttagctcTAGATCCCACATAAATCCTGCCGTATTATTCAAAAAGGTATGTGAAATATAAGAATTAGTATAAAATTcagaacaaatatttgtttctacaaaatcCCTAAAACGCTCATGTCATCCATTACATCATCAgggttgaatttaaaaaaaaaataaattaaaagtactATGAGTATTAGAAACACACACTCTCTCAACGGATCTCAGTTGCCAATGCAGcacaaatatgaaattataaatatgGTCTGGATATAAATTGATCTAGAAGTATATCATCGAATGTTATAGATCTTTGAATCTTAATTTCGATTGTTTAGCCAGTGCAGCATAAACGATTTTTGTTTCACATGAAGCCTACAAATAATTTCGCAAATgtgagatatttttaaaatttaaactagtTGAGAATTTGAGGAGAATAAAACATTTAGAAGACTTTTGCACTTTTGGAAAATGGTAAGTTTACCTTTACATtatgatatatttttaaaaatttaggaatatgtaattaaataaatatcctTGCTTAAAGCATTTTGTCtaaatttattattctttttcgTCCTAAATAATAGGGTTTTTGGTAATATAAGACTAAGTTTATAAATATCGGACAACTAATTACAAATATATGCCTAAAAGTATATTTGAAGTTCTTTGGTTATTATacgaaatatttgtaaatttgtatagtactaaatgtttattatttcgaGAAACCCTCATGGTCCCACTCAGGA belongs to Calliphora vicina chromosome 4, idCalVici1.1, whole genome shotgun sequence and includes:
- the LOC135958500 gene encoding uncharacterized protein LOC135958500 produces the protein MNTAAIAIASTTTTTSNSNSISRYDTSNTNTTTSSFTNLKTNVNRRSSAAAIVDIEMFTMGPSANKYHNTFTRPASITKSISASAASTDNNNANNDYQQQQFLQQLQHLHHKEKFLKNYIVPHAHHPQCGLPESLRIIETVIAEDAETNANTPESQTDSTTTTTTTTNSSMHLIQQLQHQSAANIMAASSTSSSLSIYNTALPQSFSFSPSSTMTTDATTNTSFMTASASVPTSVSAASSNTSTTNNKYTRKRERVCNSTSNSNTTISKLANCSRAFSK